In Haloarchaeobius litoreus, the following are encoded in one genomic region:
- a CDS encoding DUF447 domain-containing protein, whose translation MSDEGSADDGDGNGDWPVDLRGVTESVVATEGPNGRWNLAALGLHAGDPVTARTWGRTRTRLNFDRRAGAVVQFTRDPVEFTRAALDVYEREEPVLHSSQAWARVEVEHVTAGDDGGTEWAEWELHPVESTVERRSVEPINRAFGALVEATVAASRLDVPSYDESTLRRRLSYFDAVVERCGGPREREAMALIGSLTDWKTENESF comes from the coding sequence GTGAGCGACGAGGGGTCTGCCGACGACGGTGACGGGAACGGGGACTGGCCCGTCGACCTCCGCGGCGTCACCGAGTCGGTCGTGGCGACGGAGGGCCCGAACGGCCGCTGGAACCTGGCCGCGCTGGGGCTCCACGCCGGCGACCCCGTGACGGCCCGGACGTGGGGGCGGACCCGGACCCGGCTGAACTTCGACCGGCGAGCCGGCGCTGTCGTCCAGTTCACACGGGACCCGGTCGAGTTCACACGCGCGGCACTCGACGTGTACGAGCGAGAGGAGCCGGTCCTCCATAGCTCACAGGCGTGGGCCCGTGTCGAAGTCGAGCACGTGACGGCCGGCGACGACGGGGGCACCGAGTGGGCCGAGTGGGAGCTCCACCCGGTCGAATCGACCGTCGAGCGCCGGTCGGTCGAGCCGATCAACCGTGCGTTCGGCGCGCTAGTCGAGGCGACGGTCGCCGCGTCGCGGCTCGACGTGCCGTCGTACGACGAGTCGACGCTCCGCCGGCGACTCTCGTACTTCGACGCCGTGGTCGAGCGCTGTGGCGGACCGCGCGAGCGCGAGGCGATGGCGCTCATCGGCTCGCTGACGGACTGGAAGACAGAGAACGAATCATTTTAG
- a CDS encoding 30S ribosomal protein S17e: MAIKPDYVKKTGNILLERYPNAFTADFDMNKKSVTKLTNIESKGVRNRIAGYVARKKGTAAAEQ, encoded by the coding sequence ATGGCAATCAAGCCGGACTACGTCAAGAAGACGGGGAACATCCTCCTCGAGCGATACCCCAACGCGTTCACGGCCGACTTCGACATGAACAAGAAGAGCGTCACGAAGCTCACCAACATCGAGTCCAAGGGCGTTCGGAACCGCATCGCGGGCTACGTCGCCCGGAAGAAAGGCACCGCCGCGGCCGAGCAGTAA
- the asd gene encoding aspartate-semialdehyde dehydrogenase has product MTVQVGILGATGAVGQRLVQLLAPHADFELAALTASSASAGELYRDAAKWRVDAPIPEHVAEMTVTETDPEAVPDDVDLVFSSLPSSVGAEVEPAFCEAGYVLSSNSSNARMAADVPLVIPEVNADHLDLLEVQRDERGWDGAMVKNPNCSTITFVPTLAALADAGYDLERVHVATLQAVSGAGYDGVSSMEIIDNAIPHIGGEEEKLETESRKLLGEFDGSSLTEHEVGVSASCNRIPTIDGHLENVWVEAAEELTPADAKAAMEAYPSLDLPSSPEPLIHVFDKPDRPQPRLDRTVGGGMAVAAGGFQESTFGLQYNCLAHNTIRGAAGASVLNGELLLSEGYL; this is encoded by the coding sequence ATGACCGTACAGGTAGGCATCCTCGGCGCGACGGGTGCCGTCGGCCAGCGCCTCGTACAGCTCCTCGCACCACACGCCGACTTCGAACTCGCCGCGCTCACAGCCAGTTCCGCCAGCGCCGGCGAACTGTATCGCGACGCCGCCAAGTGGCGTGTCGACGCGCCGATTCCGGAGCACGTCGCGGAGATGACCGTCACCGAGACCGACCCCGAGGCCGTCCCCGACGACGTGGACCTGGTGTTCTCCTCGCTACCGTCCTCGGTCGGAGCCGAGGTCGAACCGGCGTTCTGTGAGGCCGGCTACGTCCTCTCGTCGAACTCGTCGAACGCCCGGATGGCTGCCGACGTGCCGCTCGTCATCCCGGAGGTCAACGCCGACCACCTCGACCTGCTCGAGGTGCAGCGCGACGAGCGCGGCTGGGACGGCGCGATGGTGAAGAACCCGAACTGCTCGACCATCACCTTCGTCCCGACGCTCGCCGCGCTCGCCGACGCCGGCTACGACCTCGAACGGGTCCACGTCGCGACGCTGCAGGCCGTCTCCGGCGCGGGCTACGACGGCGTCAGTTCGATGGAGATCATCGACAACGCCATCCCCCACATCGGAGGCGAGGAGGAGAAGCTGGAGACCGAGTCGCGAAAGCTGCTGGGGGAGTTCGACGGCAGCTCCCTCACGGAACACGAGGTCGGCGTCTCCGCCTCCTGCAACCGCATCCCAACAATCGACGGCCACCTGGAGAACGTCTGGGTCGAGGCCGCAGAGGAGCTGACGCCCGCCGACGCGAAGGCGGCCATGGAAGCGTACCCGAGCCTCGACCTGCCCTCGTCGCCGGAGCCGCTCATCCACGTGTTCGACAAGCCGGACCGGCCCCAGCCCCGCCTCGACCGCACTGTCGGCGGCGGCATGGCCGTCGCTGCCGGTGGCTTCCAGGAGTCCACGTTCGGCCTCCAGTACAACTGCCTCGCCCACAACACCATCCGTGGCGCGGCCGGCGCGAGCGTGCTGAACGGCGAACTCCTCCTCTCCGAGGGCTATCTGTAG